One Paenibacillus riograndensis SBR5 DNA segment encodes these proteins:
- a CDS encoding AraC family ligand binding domain-containing protein: MVSGRGYLKTGQAVHPVEAGESFMIFPQMEVYYYPDPQDPWAYCWIEFPISRVTIGSLPYRCAGCSGICDY; encoded by the coding sequence ATCGTAAGCGGCAGGGGCTACTTGAAGACCGGCCAGGCGGTACACCCTGTGGAGGCGGGCGAGAGCTTTATGATTTTTCCGCAGATGGAGGTGTATTACTATCCTGATCCGCAGGACCCGTGGGCGTATTGCTGGATTGAGTTCCCTATATCGAGAGTAACTATTGGAAGTCTTCCTTATCGGTGTGCTGGATGTAGTGGAATATGTGACTATTGA
- a CDS encoding helix-turn-helix domain-containing protein produces the protein MRQACELLAESRLSIKSLSYSVGYHDPLYFSKIFKKVTSYTPSQYRKVYRRGRCPFLRRMGGGG, from the coding sequence ATCCGGCAGGCCTGCGAGCTGCTGGCTGAATCCCGCTTATCTATCAAGTCCTTATCCTATTCAGTCGGCTACCACGACCCGCTGTACTTCTCGAAGATATTTAAGAAGGTCACTTCTTACACGCCGTCACAGTACAGGAAGGTGTATAGGAGGGGAAGGTGTCCCTTCCTGCGGCGAATGGGGGGTGGGGGGTGA